In one window of Rhinopithecus roxellana isolate Shanxi Qingling chromosome 15, ASM756505v1, whole genome shotgun sequence DNA:
- the NUMA1 gene encoding nuclear mitotic apparatus protein 1 isoform X2, translating to MTLHATRGAALLSWVNSLHVADPVEAVLQLQDCSIFIKIIDRLHGTEEGQQILQQPVPERLDFVCSFLQKNQKHPSSPECLVSAQKVLEGSELELAKMTMLLLYHSTMSSKSPRDWEQFEYKIQAELAVILKFVLDHEDGLNLNEDLENFLQKAPVPSTCSSTFPEELSPPSHQAKREIRFLELQKVASSSSGNNFLSGSPASPMGDILQTPQFQMRRLKKQLADERSNRDELELELAENRKLLTEKDAQIAMMQQRIDRLALLNEKQAASPLEPRELEELRDKNESLTMRLHETLKQCQDLKTEKSQMDRKIIQLLEENGDLSFKLREFASHLQQLQDALNELTEEHSRATQEWLEKQAQLEKELSTALQDKKCLEEKNEILQGKLSQLEEHLALLRENPPQEKGEVLGDVLQLETLKQEAATLAANNTQLQARVEMLETEQGQQEAKLLAERDHFEEEKQQLSSLIANLQSSISNLSQAKEELEQASQAHGARLTAQVASLTSELTTLNATIQQQDQELADLKQQAKEEQAQLAQTLQQQEQASQGLRHQVEQLSSSLKQKEQQLKEVAEKQEVTRRDHAQQLATAAEEREASFRERDAALQQLEALEKEKAAKLEILQQQLQVANETRDSAQTSVTQAQREKAELSQEVEELRARVETARREQHEAQAQVAELEFQLQSEQQKATEKERVAQEKDQLQEQLQALKESLKVTKGSLEEEKRRAADALEEQQRCISELKAETRSLVEQHKQEQKELEEEKAGRKGLEARLQQLGEAHQAETEALRQELAEAIAAQRTAESECEQLVKEVAAWRERYEDSQQEEAQYGAMFQEQLMTLKEECEKARQELQEAKEKVAGIESHSELQISRQQNELVELHANLARALQQVQEKEVRAQKLADDLSALQEKMAATSKEVARLETLVRKAGEQQETASQELVKEPARAGDREPEWLEEQQGRQFCSTQAALQAMEREAEQMGNELERLRAALMESQGQQQEERGQQEREVARLTQERGRAQADLALEKAAKAELEMRLQNALNEQRVEFATLQEALAHALTEKEGKDQELVKLRGLEAAQIKELEELRQTMKQLKEQLAKKEKEHASGSGAQSEAAGRTEPTGPKLEALRAEVSKLEQQCQQQQEQADSLERSLEAERASRAERDSALETLQDQLEEKAQELGHSQSALASAQRELAALRTKVQDHSKAEDEWKAQVARGRQEAERKNSLISSLEEEVSILNRQVLEKEGESKELKRLVMAESEKSQKLEERLRLLQAETASISARAAERSSALREEVQSLREEAEKQRVASENLRQELTSQAERAEELGQELKAWQEKFFQKEQALSTLQLEHTSTQALVSELLPAKHLCQQLQAEQAAAEKRHREELEQSKQAAGGLRAELLRAQRELGELIPLRQKVAEQERTAQQLRAEKASYAEQLSMLKKAHGLLAEENRGLGERANLGRQFLEVELDQAREKYVQELAAVRADAETRLAEVQREAQSTARELEVMTAKYEGAKVKVLEERQRFQEEKQKLTDQVEELRKKLADSDQASKVQQQKLKAVQAQEGESQQEAQRLQARLNELQAQLSQKEQAAEHYKLQMEKAKTHYDAKKQQNQELQEQLQSLEHLQKENKELRAEAERLGHELQQAGLKTKEAEQTCRHLTAQVRSLEAQVAHADQQLRDLGKFQVATDALKSREPQAKPPLDLSMDSLDLSCEEGTPLSITSKLPRTQPDGTSVPGEPASPISQRLPPKVESLESLYFTPIPARSQAPLESSLDSLGDVFLDSGRKTRSARRRTTQIINITMTKKLDVEEPDSANSSFYSTRSAPASQASLRATSSTQSLARLSSPDYGNSALLSLPGYRPTTRSSARRSQARVSSGAPPGRNSFYMGTCQDEPEQLDDWNRIAELQQRNRVCPPHLKTCYPLESRPSLSLGTITDEEMKTGDPQETLRRASMQPIQIAEATGITTRQQRKRISLEPHQGPGTPESKKATSCFPRPMTPRDRHEGRKRSTTEAQKKAAPASAKQADRRQSMAFSILNTPKKLGNSLLRRGASKKALSKASPNTRSGTRRSPRIATTTASAATAAAIAATTATPRAKGKAKH from the exons GTGAACAGTCTGCATGTGGCCGACCCTGTGGAGGCTGTGCTGCAGCTCCAGGACTGCAGCATCTTCATCAAGATCATTGACAGACT CCATGGCACTGAAGAGGGACAGCAAATCTTGCAGCAGCCGGTGCCAGAGAGACTGGACTTTGTTTGCAGTTTTCTGCAGA AAAATCAAAAACATCCCTCTTCTCCAGAATGCCTGGTGTCTGCACAGAAGGTGCTAGAGGGATCAGAGCTGGAACTGGCCAAG ATGACCATGCTGCTCTTATACCACTCTACCATGAGCTCCAAAAGTCCCAGGGACTGGGAACAGTTTGAATATAAAATTCAG gctgagtTGGCTGTCATTCTTAAATTTGTGCTGGACCATGAGGATGGGCTAAACCTTAATGAGGACCTAGAGAACTTCCTACAGAAAG CTCCTGTCCCTTCTACCTGTTCTAGCACATTCCCTGAAGAGCTCTCCCCACCTAGCCACCAGGCCAAGAGGGAGATTCGCTTCCTAGAGCTACAGAAGGTTGCCTCCTCTTCCAGTGGGAACAA ctttcTCTCAGGTTCTCCAGCTTCTCCCATGGGCGATATCCTGCAGACCCCACAGTTCCAGATGAGACGGCTGAAGAAGCAGCTTGCCGATGAGAGAAGTAATAGGGatgagctggagctggagctggctGAGAACCGCAAGCTCCTCACCGAGAAGG ATGCACAGATAGCCATGATGCAGCAGCGCATTGACCGCCTAGCCCTGCTGAATGAGAAGCAGGCAGCCAGCCCACTGGAGCCCAGGGAGCTTGAGGAGCTACGTGACAAGAATGAGAG CCTTACCATGCGGCTGCATGAAACCCTGAAGCAGTGCCAGGACCTGAAGACAGAGAAGAGCCAGATGGATCGCAAGATCATCCAGCTTTTGGAGGAGAATGGAGACCTTTCCTTTAAG CTGCGGGAGTTTGCCAGTCACCTGCAGCAGCTACAGGATGCCCTCAATGAGCTGACAGAGGAGCACAGCAGGGCCACTCAGGAGTGGCTGGAGAAGCAGGCCCAGCTGGAGAAGGAGCTCAGCACAGCCCTGCAGGATAAG AAATGCCTTGAAGAGAAGAACGAAATCCTTCAGGGAAAACTTTCACAGTTGGAAGAACACTTGGCCCTGCTGCGGGAGAACCCACCCCAGGAGAAGGGCGAGGTGCTGGGTGATGTCTTGCAG CTGGAAACCCTGAAACAAGAGGCAGCCACTCTTGCTGCAAACAACACACAGCTCCAAGCCAGGGTGGAGATGCTGGAGACTGAGCAGGGCCAGCAGGAAGCCAAGCTGCTTGCTGAGCGGGACCACTTTGAAGAAGAAAAGCAGCAGCTATCTAGCCTGATCGCCAACCTGCAGAGCTCCATCTCCAACCTCAGCCAGGCCAAGGAAGAGTTGGAAcaggcctcccaggctcatgggGCCCGGTTGACTGCCCAGGTGGCCTCTCTGACCTCTGAGCTCACCACACTCAATGCCACCATCCAGCAACAGGATCAAGAACTGGCTGACCTGAAGCAGCAGGCCAAAGAGGAGCAGGCCCAGCTAGCACAGACCCTCCAACAGCAAGAACAGGCCTCCCAGGGCCTCCGCCACCAGGTGGAGCAGCTGAGCAGTAGCCTGAAGCAGAAGGAGCAGCAGTTGAAGGAGGTAGCAGAGAAGCAGGAGGTAACTAGGCGGGACCACGCCCAGCAACTGGCCACTGCTGCAGAGGAGCGAGAGGCCTCCTTCAGAGAGCGGGATGCGGCTCTCCAGCAGCTGGAGGCACTGGAGAAGGAGAAGGCTGCAAAGCTGGAGATTCTGCAGCAGCAACTTCAGGTGGCTAATGAAACCCGGGACAGTGCTCAGACCTCAGTGACACAGGCCCAGCGGGAGAAGGCAGAGctgagccaggaggtggaggaacTCCGCGCCCGTGTTGAGACAGCCCGCCGGGAACAGCATGAGGCCCAGGCCCAGGTAGCAGAGCTAGAGTTCCAGCTGCAGTCTGAGCAGCAAAAAGCAACTGAGAAAGAGAGGGTGGCCCAGGAGAAGGACCAGCTCCAGGAGCAGCTCCAGGCCCTCAAAGAGTCCTTGAAAGTCACCAAGGGCAGCCTTGAAGAGGAGAAGCGCAGGGCTGCAGATGCCCTGGAAGAGCAGCAGCGTTGTATCTCTGAGCTGAAGGCAGAGACCCGAAGCCTGGTAGAGCAGCATAAGCAGGAACAAAAGGAGCTGGAAGAAGAGAAGGCTGGGCGCAAGGGGCTGGAGGCTCGATTACAGCAGCTTGGAGAGGCCCATCAGGCCGAGACTGAAGCCCTGCGGCAGGAGCTGGCAGAGGCCATAGCTGCCCAGCGCACAGCTGAGAGTGAGTGTGAGCAGCTCGTCAAAGAAGTAGCTGCCTGGCGTGAACGGTATGAGGACAGCCAGCAAGAGGAGGCGCAGTATGGCGCCATGTTCCAGGAACAGCTGATGACTTTGAAGGAAGAATGTGAGAAGGCCCGCCAGGAGCTGCAGGAGGCAAAGGAGAAGGTGGCAGGCATAGAATCCCACAGCGAGCTCCAGATAAGCCGGCAGCAGAATGAGCTAGTTGAGCTCCACGCCAACCTGGCCAGAGCACTCCAGCAGGTCCAAGAGAAGGAAGTCAGGGCCCAGAAGCTTGCAGACGACCTCTCCGCTCTGCAGGAAAAGATGGCTGCCACTAGCAAAGAGGTGGCCCGCTTGGAGACTTTGGTGCGCAAGGCAGGTGAGCAGCAGGAAACAGCCTCCCAGGAGTTAGTCAAGGAGCCTGCGAGGGCAGGGGACAGAGAGCCCGAGTGGCTGGAAGAGCAACAGGGACGCCAGTTCTGCAGTACACAGGCAGCGCTGCAGGCTATGGAACGGGAGGCAGAGCAGATGGGCAATGAGCTGGAGCGGCTGCGGGCTGCACTGATGGAGAGCCaggggcagcagcaggaggagcgtgggcagcaggaaagagaggtGGCACGGCTGACCCAGGAGCGGGGCCGGGCCCAAGCTGATCTTGCCCTGGAGAAGGCAGCCAAAGCAGAGCTTGAGATGCGGCTGCAGAATGCCCTCAATGAGCAGCGTGTGGAGTTTGCTACCCTGCAAGAGGCACTGGCTCATGCCTTGACGGAAAAGGAAGGCAAGGACCAGGAGTTGGTCAAGCTTCGTGGCCTGGAGGCAGCCCAGATAAAAGAGCTGGAGGAACTTAGGCAAACCATGAAGCAACTGAAGGAACAGCTggctaagaaagaaaaggagcacGCATCTGGCTCAGGAGCCCAATCTGAGGCTGCTGGCAGGACAGAGCCAACAGGCCCCAAGCTGGAGGCGCTGCGGGCAGAGGTGAGCAAGCTGGAGCAGCAatgccagcagcagcaggagcaggcagACAGTCTGGAACGCAGCCTCGAGGCTGAACGGGCCTCCCGGGCTGAGCGGGACAGTGCTCTGGAGACTCTGCAGGACCAGTTAGAGGAGAAGGCCCAGGAGCTTGGGCATAGTCAGAGTGCCTTAGCCTCGGCCCAAAGGGAGTTGGCTGCCCTTCGCACCAAGGTACAAGACCACAGCAAGGCTGAAGATGAGTGGAAGGCCCAGGTGGCCCGGGGCCGGCAAGAGGCTGAGAGGAAAAACAGCCTCATCAGCAGCTTGGAGGAGGAGGTGTCCATCCTGAATCGCCAGGTCctggagaaggagggggagagcAAGGAGTTGAAGCGGCTGGTGATGGCTGAGTCAGAGAAGagccagaagctggaagagaggcTGCGCCTGCTCCAGGCAGAGACAGCCAGCATCAGTGCCAGAGCTGCAGAACGCAGCTCTGCTTTGCGGGAGGAGGTGCAGAGCCTCCGGGAGGAGGCCGAGAAACAGCGGGTGGCTTCAGAGAATCTGCGGCAGGAGCTGACCTCACAGGCTGAGCGTGCGGAGGAGCTGGGCCAAGAATTGAAGGCATGGCAGGAGAAGTTCTTTCAGAAAGAGCAGGCCCTCTCCACCCTGCAGCTCGAGCACACCAGCACACAGGCCCTGGTGAGTGAGCTGCTGCCAGCTAAGCACCTCTGCCAGCAGCTGCAGGCTGAGCAGGCCGCTGCCGAGAAACGCCACCGTGAGGAGCTGGAGCAGAGCAAGCAGGCAGCTGGGGGGCTGCGGGCAGAGCTGCTGAGGGCCCAGCGGGAGCTTGGGGAGCTGATTCCTCTGCGGCAGAAGGTGGCAGAGCAGGAGCGAACAGCTCAGCAGCTGCGGGCAGAGAAGGCCAGCTATGCAGAGCAGCTGAGCATGCTGAAGAAGGCGCATGGCCTGCTGGCAGAGGAGAACCGGGGGCTGGGTGAGCGGGCTAACCTTGGCCGGCAGTTTCTGGAAGTGGAATTGGACCAGGCCCGGGAGAAGTATGTCCAAGAGTTGGCAGCTGTACGTGCTGATGCTGAGACTCGTCTGGCTGAGGTGCAGCGGGAAGCACAGAGCACTGCCCGGGAGCTGGAGGTGATGACTGCCAAGTATGAGGGTGCCAAGGTCAAGGTCCTGGAGGAGAGGCAGCGGTTccaggaagagaagcagaaactCACTGACCAG gtGGAAGAACTGAGGAAGAAACTGGCTGATTCTGACCAAGCCAGCAAAGTGCAGCAGCAGAAGCTGAAG GCTGTCCAGGCTCAGGAAGGTGAGAGCCAGCAGGAGGCCCAGCGCCTCCAGGCCCGGCTGAATGAACTGCAAGCCCAGTTGAGCCAGAAGGAGCAGGCAGCTGAGCACTATAAGCTGCAG ATGGAGAAAGCCAAAACTCATTATGATGCCAAGAAGCAGCAGAACCAAGagctgcaggagcagctgcagagCCTGGAGCACctgcaaaaggaaaacaaagagctGCGAGCTGAAGCCGAACGGCTGGGCCATGAGCTACAGCAGGCTGGGCTGAAGACCAAGGAGGCTGAACAGACGTGTCGCCACCTTACTGCCCAGGTGCGCAGCCTGGAGGCACAG GTTGCCCACGCAGACCAGCAGCTTCGAGACCTGGGCAAATTCCAGGTGGCAACTGATGCTTTAAAGAGCCGTGAGCCCCAGGCTAAGCCCCCGCTGGACTTGAGTATGGACAGCCTGGATCTGAGCTGCGAGGAGGGGACCCCACTCAGTATCACCAG CAAGCTGCCTCGTACCCAGCCAGACGGCACCAGCGTCCCTGGAGAACCAGCCTCACCTATCTCCCAGCGCCTGCCCCCCAAGGTAGAATCCCTGGAGAGTCTCTACTTCACTCCCATCCCTGCTCGGAGTCAGGCCCCCCTGGAGAGCAGCCTGGACTCCCTAGGAGATGTCTTCCTGGACTCAGGTCGTAAGACCCGCTCTGCTCGTCGGCGCACCACACAGATCATCAACATCACCATGACCAAG AAGCTAGATGTGGAAGAGCCAGACAGCGCCAACTCATCCTTCTATAGCACGCGGTCTGCTCCGGCTTCCCAGGCTAGCCTGCGAGCCACATCCTCTACTCAGTCTCTAGCTCGCCTGAGTTCTCCCGATTATGGCAACTCAGCCCTGCTCAGCTTGCCTGGCTACCGCCCCACCACTCGCAGTTCTGCTCGTCGCTCCCAGGCCAGGGTGTCCAGTGGGGCCCCTCCAG GAAGGAACAGCTTCTACATGGGCACTTGCCAGGATGAGCCTGAGCAGCTGGATGACTGGAACCGCATTGCAGAGCTGCAGCAGCGCAATCGAGTGTGCCCCCCACACCTGAAGACCTGCTATCCCCTGGAGTCCAGG CCTTCCCTGAGCCTGGGCACCATCACAGATGaggagatgaaaactggagatcCCCAGGAGACCCTGCGCCGAGCCAGCATGCAGCCAATCCAGATAGCCGAGGCCACTGGCATCACCACCCGGCAGCAGCGCAAACGGATCTCCTTAGAGCCCCACCAGGGCCCTGGAACTCCTGAG TCTAAGAAGGCCACCAGCTGTTTCCCACGCCCCATGACTCCCCGAGACCGACATGAAGGGCGCAAACGGAGCACGACTGAGGCCCAGAAGAAAGCGGCTCCAGCTTCAGCTAAACAG GCTGACCGGCGCCAGTCAATGGCCTTCAGCATCCTCAACACACCCAAGAAGCTAGGGAACAGCCTTCTGCGGCGGGGAGCCTCAAAGAAGGCCCTGTCCAAGGCTTCCCCCAACACTCGCAGTGGAACCCGCCGTTCTCCACGCATCGCCACCACTACAGCCAGCGCCGCCACTGCTGCTGCCATtgctgccaccactgccaccccTCGAGCCAAGGGCAAG GCAAAGCATTAA